The DNA sequence GAAAATTTGCTCAAACAAGAACAGGTTACCGCACTTGGTGTTGCCTCAGCTCAGGTTACTCACCAATTAGCAACCCCTATCGCCACCGTGCAATTGCTTGCCGATGAGCTGGCTGAAGATTTCCCTAATAATCCCGTCATAGATGATATGCAAGAACAACTTACGCGCTGTCGTGAGAGTTTGGCAGACTTTAGAGCCATGGTATTTTCCATTAAAGAGCAAACAATAAAGCCTATTAGCTGCCAACAATTACTCGATGATATAAAAGACAATATCTCTGTTAACTACCCTGATATTGAACTTGAACTTATTGCTAGACACCAAGATAATAACAGCATCAATGCTGATGCCGCTTTATTGCCCGCGATTCTAAATCTTATTAACAATGCCATTAGAGCGAGTAAAGCCAATAACAGCCTGCGTTTAAGTATTGAGAGCCAGATCATCGGTGAAAATTGGCAATTAAGTATCAGAGATTACGGTTTAGGTTTTACTCTGAAAAAATTAGCAGAGCTCGGGGTAAAACCCGTTGCCAGTGAACAAGGATTAGGCATGGCGGTTTTTCTAAGTCATGCGAGTTTAGAAAGGCTAGGTGGTAAGTTAGCATTAACAAACCATCAAGATGGTGGCGCTTTAGTTACCTTAAGTTTACCCGCTAGCCAAGCTTAGTGGCCCAAAAGAACAAACAATAAAACACGGAGTTAGACATGAAATTACTCATAGTTGAAGATGACATTGTCTTTGCCAACACACTAAAAAGACGATTGGAAAAGCACGGCTATGAATGTACCCATGTTGATAACAACAATGACGCCCTGTTAGCGTGTCATCGTATTTTGCCTGACTATATCTTACTTGATATGAAGCTTGCAGAAGAAACCACATTAAATATCATCACGCCTCTGCGCAAACTAAGACCACAAAGTCGTATTATATTACTGACAGGCTTTGCTAGTATTGCTACCGCAGTTGATGCCATAAAGCTAGGGGCAGATGATTACCTTGCTAAACCTATAGACAGTCA is a window from the Litorilituus sediminis genome containing:
- a CDS encoding sensor histidine kinase; amino-acid sequence: MPKFIKRASQIQAIIALRSIAITIQLLLIFFVNLVLHYQLPWTPLFSVIGLEVLFTLGSSFYYRKHHPSDDKNSQTAILIQICADIIFLSLLLFFSGGATNAFVSLLLIPIAIAAVTLTPILLAIVASLAIFSYSALLWFLPMSVMHGNMEGHFIGMGINFLFSTLVVALVVGKMARSINQQELAIAAYRENLLKQEQVTALGVASAQVTHQLATPIATVQLLADELAEDFPNNPVIDDMQEQLTRCRESLADFRAMVFSIKEQTIKPISCQQLLDDIKDNISVNYPDIELELIARHQDNNSINADAALLPAILNLINNAIRASKANNSLRLSIESQIIGENWQLSIRDYGLGFTLKKLAELGVKPVASEQGLGMAVFLSHASLERLGGKLALTNHQDGGALVTLSLPASQA
- a CDS encoding response regulator transcription factor, encoding MKLLIVEDDIVFANTLKRRLEKHGYECTHVDNNNDALLACHRILPDYILLDMKLAEETTLNIITPLRKLRPQSRIILLTGFASIATAVDAIKLGADDYLAKPIDSQTLLATLSNTKAATIDIKDEPEQTLSAEQVEWQHIQQVLKANQGNISATARQLSMHRRTLQRKLQKRPQTS